The Romeriopsis navalis LEGE 11480 region GCGTTATGCGACAGTCGTCAACAATGTGCAAGAAGTCATTTTTCAGCTTGATTGCCAAGGTCGTTGGCTGTTGCTTAATCAAGCCTGGGAGAACCTCACAGGACTCGCGATCGTGGATTGTCTCGGGCGACATTACGCGGATATGGATTGGCAGCATGATGTTGACGTGGAGCATGTTTTCCAACAACTGATTACTGGCAAAATCGAATCTTACAGCTACGAAGCCAAGTTGATGAACCATGATGGTGACCTGCGAATTGTTCAAATCGATTTGATTCAAGGGCCGATCGACGATACTGAGGTTAGCGTCCTTGGCACAATCAATGATGTAACGGAACGTCAGGCCGCAGCGATGCGTTTGCAAGCAAGGGCCGATGAGTTATCGGCGAGTAACGCGGCATTGCTGGCGACAACGATTCAGCTCCAGCACCGCAATGCCGAATTAGACCAATTTGCCTATGTGGCATCGCATGACCTAAAAGCCCCGCTACGTGCGATCTCGAATTTATCCAGTTGGCTAGAAGAAGATCTCGCTGACAGCCTGACTCCGGATACTCAGACCCAGATGTCTCTCTTACGTCATCGTGTCAAACGTATGGACAATCTGATTGATGGACTTTTGCTATATTCTCGCGTGGGTCATTCTAAAGGTGATCTTAAACGCATTGATCTACGACAGCTTTTGGAAGAAACGCTACAGCTAATGGTAGTTCCGGACGGGGTGGCAGTGCAAATCAGCGCACATTTACCCGTTATCCAGGGATATGAGCTGCCACTCCAGCAAATTTTCATGAATTTGCTGAGCAATGCTCTAAAGCACGGTTTGCCAGCTAGAGACGGTAGAATTACTGTTTCGTCGATTGAGCAAGGTGATTACTATGCCATTTCAATCAAGGATAACGGCCCTGGGATTGAGCCACAATATCACGATCGAATTTTCCAAATTTTCCAGACATTAGAGGCACGCGATCAGTCTGAGAATACTGGAATTGGCCTCGCGATCGTCAAAAAATTAGTGGAAGCTGAAGGGGGCAAAATCAGCATTAATTCAGTTAAAGACCAGGGCACACAATTCACGTTTACTTGGCCAAAGCATATCGTCGAATCCTAAATCTACGCCAAAAGGTAGAGAGAAAATTGAATTAATTATGCATATCGCCTGTTTGCCATCGGGTCACGGCGGTCTGATAGATTGGGCTGCTAAACGCTATAAAGCCTGAATGACCGAGATTTGGGGAAGTTTGAGATGCCTTTCTGCTAGAAATTATCGCCGGGTCAATCGGGTATTGGGTAGTCACGATCAAGAGATCTATCCAATGGGCGACAGAGAAATTGCTCTACAGCCAGCATGATGTAGCAGCGGTATTCTTCCCCCTAGCTTAAATCGGTTATCTGAAATAGTGCATGCAGCTTGAATTCTTAATTATCCTAAGGGGTAAAAGTCGATGAAAAGTCAGCTAGTCAATATCTTGCTAATTGAAGATGATACTGTTGATAGCATGGATGTTCAGCGGGCGTTCAAACGATCTCAAACTATGAATCCGCTATTTGTCGCTAAAAATACGACTTCAGCTCTAGCTATTTTGCGTGGCGAAGATTCAGCACAAGTAATGCCAAATCAGCGCAAGCTGATTATTCTTGATATACATTTATCCGGTAAGAGTAGTTGGGATTTTCTAGAGACTGTTGCTCAAGATCTAGAGCTGAAAAAAATCCCAATTATTGTCTTAGCAGCGGATTCGCAAGTCCAAGCAAAATTAG contains the following coding sequences:
- a CDS encoding PAS domain-containing sensor histidine kinase — translated: MSRLLDQYEQILLDSIIDLVIVQSADGICEYASPSAQALLGIDANTLIGQRFEDLMHPDDAMALQRLRVAIGEFPDQFSHRHRLRHQHDGYLWVETVSQKRYTETDDCHDGKPKIVTISRDITARKQIEDEVTQLNQDLEQRIERRTEALANSVEQQKNLLKSESQARQIAETAQSDLKIYQDIVENIQTGLMVWRWHDPEDIESFRLVAANPRSSTLLRRDMQLMIGKTLTEGFPERARNTERSLHAIYVRVIQTQQAETFEEVCPANASRDEQIYTLKVFPLPDRCVGVGLDNVTQPRYAEKALALSQQRYATVVNNVQEVIFQLDCQGRWLLLNQAWENLTGLAIVDCLGRHYADMDWQHDVDVEHVFQQLITGKIESYSYEAKLMNHDGDLRIVQIDLIQGPIDDTEVSVLGTINDVTERQAAAMRLQARADELSASNAALLATTIQLQHRNAELDQFAYVASHDLKAPLRAISNLSSWLEEDLADSLTPDTQTQMSLLRHRVKRMDNLIDGLLLYSRVGHSKGDLKRIDLRQLLEETLQLMVVPDGVAVQISAHLPVIQGYELPLQQIFMNLLSNALKHGLPARDGRITVSSIEQGDYYAISIKDNGPGIEPQYHDRIFQIFQTLEARDQSENTGIGLAIVKKLVEAEGGKISINSVKDQGTQFTFTWPKHIVES
- a CDS encoding response regulator translates to MKSQLVNILLIEDDTVDSMDVQRAFKRSQTMNPLFVAKNTTSALAILRGEDSAQVMPNQRKLIILDIHLSGKSSWDFLETVAQDLELKKIPIIVLAADSQVQAKLEAKGYHATGYLQKPIKFEDLIEIMTKINQYWGICLIP